A portion of the Pseudomonas synxantha BG33R genome contains these proteins:
- a CDS encoding amino acid ABC transporter permease — protein MKQKKAQWPWHLLTVVVLVGLAGALYYATSLMSYEWRWNRVPQYFAYQAETSQRAADISTVVELVRKGDVAEVTLRNDAGAEQKLTVADNSLQVARGDDVAEGDVVGVTRQWALGPLMWGLWTTLWLSVVSGILGLAIGLATGLCRLSKNPTLRDLSTIYVELVRGTPLLVQIFIFYFFIGTVLNLSREFAGIAALSLFTGAYVAEIVRAGVQSITRGQDEAARSLGLSASQSMRHVVLPQAFKRVLPPLAGQFISLVKDTSLVSVIAITELLKSGREVITTSFSPFEILFCVAGLYLLINLPLSKMASRLERRLAQSD, from the coding sequence ATGAAACAGAAAAAAGCCCAATGGCCCTGGCACCTGCTGACGGTGGTCGTGCTGGTCGGCCTGGCTGGCGCCTTGTACTACGCCACCTCGTTGATGTCCTACGAATGGCGCTGGAACCGCGTACCGCAATACTTCGCCTATCAAGCCGAAACCTCCCAGCGCGCCGCGGATATTTCCACCGTGGTCGAGTTGGTGCGCAAAGGCGATGTGGCCGAAGTCACCCTGCGCAACGACGCGGGGGCCGAGCAAAAGCTCACAGTTGCCGACAACAGCCTGCAAGTGGCGCGCGGTGATGATGTGGCTGAAGGCGATGTGGTCGGCGTGACCCGCCAGTGGGCGCTGGGGCCGTTGATGTGGGGCTTGTGGACCACGTTGTGGCTGTCGGTGGTGTCCGGCATCCTGGGCTTGGCGATAGGTTTGGCGACCGGTTTGTGCCGGCTCTCCAAAAACCCGACCCTGCGGGATTTGTCGACGATCTACGTCGAACTGGTGCGCGGTACGCCGCTGCTGGTGCAGATTTTCATTTTCTATTTCTTCATCGGCACGGTGCTCAACCTGTCCCGGGAGTTTGCCGGGATCGCCGCGCTATCGTTGTTCACCGGCGCCTACGTGGCCGAAATCGTCCGCGCCGGCGTGCAGTCCATCACCCGTGGCCAGGATGAAGCGGCGCGTTCCTTGGGCTTGAGTGCCAGCCAGTCGATGCGCCATGTGGTGTTGCCGCAAGCCTTCAAGCGCGTGCTGCCACCCCTGGCCGGGCAATTTATCAGCCTGGTCAAGGACACGTCCCTGGTGTCGGTGATTGCGATTACCGAATTGCTCAAGAGTGGCCGCGAAGTGATCACCACCTCGTTTTCGCCATTCGAGATCCTGTTCTGTGTGGCAGGCCTGTACCTGCTGATCAACCTGCCGCTGTCGAAAATGGCCAGCCGGCTTGAGCGGAGGCTCGCCCAAAGTGATTGA
- the dtd gene encoding D-aminoacyl-tRNA deacylase, giving the protein MKGLLQRVRGARVEVAGEVVGAIDQGLLVLVAVEPTDTPESADKLLHKLLNYRVFSDAEGKMNLSLKDIGGGLLLVSQFTLAADTKSGLRPSFSTAAPPALGAALFEHLLLQAQQLHGKVASGRFGADMQVHLVNDGPVTFLLQT; this is encoded by the coding sequence ATGAAGGGCCTGTTGCAGCGGGTGCGTGGCGCCCGCGTCGAAGTAGCCGGTGAGGTCGTGGGGGCGATTGACCAAGGTTTGCTGGTGCTGGTCGCCGTAGAACCTACAGATACGCCCGAGAGCGCCGACAAACTGTTGCACAAGCTGCTTAACTACCGGGTGTTCAGTGACGCCGAGGGCAAGATGAACCTCTCGCTCAAGGATATCGGCGGCGGGTTGCTGCTGGTGTCGCAGTTCACCCTGGCGGCGGACACAAAGAGCGGGCTGCGGCCAAGTTTCTCCACCGCTGCCCCTCCGGCCTTGGGAGCGGCGCTTTTTGAGCACTTGTTGTTACAAGCGCAACAATTGCATGGCAAGGTGGCGTCAGGGCGTTTTGGCGCTGATATGCAGGTGCATTTGGTCAATGATGGCCCTGTGACCTTTCTCTTACAGACATGA
- a CDS encoding amino acid ABC transporter ATP-binding protein, producing the protein MIEVRDLVKVFDTRGHVVRAVDHVTTQVAKGEVLVVIGPSGSGKSTFLRCLNGLEAFDSGSVSIDGLQLADPKTDVNAYRREVGMVFQHFNLFPHMTVLENLCLAQKVVRKRGKQEREAKALALLEKVGIAQKAHEFPSRLSGGQQQRVAIARALAMEPKVMLFDEPTSALDPEMVGEVLDVMKTLALEGMTMVCVTHEMGFAREVADRVLFFDHGKLLEDAAPAEFFAAPKDPRAQAFLRQVL; encoded by the coding sequence GTGATTGAAGTGCGCGATCTGGTAAAAGTCTTCGACACCCGTGGGCATGTGGTACGCGCGGTGGATCACGTCACTACCCAGGTGGCCAAGGGCGAAGTGCTGGTGGTCATTGGCCCGTCCGGTTCCGGCAAGTCCACCTTCCTGCGCTGCCTCAATGGGTTGGAGGCGTTCGACTCGGGCTCGGTGAGCATTGATGGCCTGCAATTGGCCGATCCTAAAACCGATGTGAACGCCTATCGCCGTGAAGTCGGCATGGTGTTTCAGCATTTCAACCTGTTCCCCCACATGACCGTGCTGGAAAACCTGTGCCTGGCGCAAAAGGTCGTGCGTAAGCGCGGCAAGCAAGAGCGCGAGGCCAAGGCGCTGGCTCTGTTGGAAAAGGTGGGCATCGCGCAGAAGGCCCATGAGTTTCCATCGCGCCTGTCTGGCGGCCAACAGCAGCGGGTTGCGATTGCCCGGGCGCTGGCCATGGAGCCCAAGGTGATGCTGTTTGACGAGCCCACCTCGGCGCTCGACCCGGAAATGGTTGGCGAAGTCCTCGACGTCATGAAGACCCTGGCCCTGGAAGGCATGACCATGGTCTGCGTGACCCACGAGATGGGCTTTGCTCGCGAAGTGGCGGACCGGGTGCTGTTCTTCGACCATGGCAAACTGTTGGAGGACGCAGCACCCGCCGAATTCTTCGCAGCGCCGAAAGACCCGCGCGCCCAAGCCTTCCTGCGCCAGGTGTTGTAA
- the pip gene encoding prolyl aminopeptidase, whose product MQTWYPQIKPYARHDLAVDDTHTLYVDESGSPEGLPVVFIHGGPGAGCDAQSRCYFDPNLYHIVTFDQRGCGRSTPRANLENNTTWDLVADLERIREHLGIDKWVLFGGSWGSTLALAYAQTHPERVLGLIVRGIFLARPQDIHWFYQEGASRLFPDYWQDYLAPIPVEERHDMIAAYHKRLTGNDQIAQMHAAKAWSGWEGRMLGLCPSPQHVERFSEPQRALSIARIECHYFTNNSFLEPNQLIRDMHKIAHLPGIIIHGRYDMICPLDNAWELHQAWPNSELQVIREAGHAASEPGITDALVRATGEMARRLLDLPPEEA is encoded by the coding sequence ATGCAGACTTGGTACCCGCAGATCAAACCCTACGCCCGGCATGATCTGGCAGTCGATGACACCCACACGCTGTATGTCGATGAAAGTGGCTCTCCCGAGGGCTTGCCCGTCGTGTTCATCCACGGGGGGCCAGGTGCCGGTTGCGACGCCCAGAGCCGCTGCTACTTCGATCCGAACCTCTACCACATCGTCACCTTCGACCAGCGTGGCTGCGGGCGCTCCACCCCCCGCGCCAACCTTGAGAACAACACCACCTGGGATCTGGTCGCCGACCTTGAGCGCATCCGCGAGCACCTGGGCATCGACAAATGGGTGCTGTTCGGCGGCTCCTGGGGTTCAACCCTGGCCCTGGCCTACGCACAAACCCATCCAGAGCGTGTGCTTGGCCTGATCGTGCGCGGCATCTTCCTGGCCCGCCCGCAGGATATTCACTGGTTCTACCAAGAGGGCGCGAGCCGCCTGTTCCCGGATTACTGGCAGGACTACCTGGCGCCGATCCCGGTGGAAGAGCGCCACGACATGATCGCCGCCTACCATAAGCGCCTGACCGGCAACGACCAGATCGCCCAGATGCATGCGGCCAAGGCTTGGTCCGGTTGGGAAGGGCGCATGTTGGGGCTGTGCCCGAGCCCCCAGCATGTGGAGCGTTTTTCCGAGCCGCAACGCGCACTGTCCATTGCGCGCATCGAGTGCCATTACTTCACCAACAACTCCTTCCTGGAGCCCAACCAGCTGATTCGCGATATGCACAAGATCGCCCATCTGCCGGGCATCATCATCCATGGTCGCTACGACATGATCTGCCCGCTGGATAACGCCTGGGAGCTGCATCAGGCCTGGCCCAACAGTGAATTGCAGGTGATTCGCGAGGCGGGTCACGCCGCGTCCGAGCCGGGCATCACCGACGCGCTGGTGCGCGCCACCGGCGAGATGGCACGGCGCCTGCTTGATCTGCCGCCTGAAGAAGCATGA
- a CDS encoding transporter substrate-binding domain-containing protein translates to MIKRYCSLLLVSVFLWAYAGLLSAGALDDAVRRGVLKVGTTPNYVPFEMLDKQGRIVGFEIDLLRAMSRALGVELELIAVPYTDLVPGLMAKKFDLIGSGMTVTQERNLKLNFSDSFIVVGQTVLLHPRLAGIVSSIEELDDASYRVVTIQGTTGEAAAQRFLGAAQLGTVTTPEDGVRQVVEGKFDAFIHDAPYNLIAMSRPQNSALLTLEQPFTFEPLAFGLKKGDYDSLNWINHFLNQIAQDGSYDRLHDKWFRDTAWMAEIE, encoded by the coding sequence ATGATCAAAAGGTATTGTTCGTTATTGCTGGTTAGCGTTTTCCTATGGGCTTACGCGGGTCTGCTGAGTGCGGGCGCCCTGGACGATGCTGTTCGTCGCGGCGTATTGAAAGTGGGGACCACGCCCAATTACGTGCCCTTCGAGATGCTCGATAAGCAGGGGCGCATCGTCGGTTTTGAAATTGACTTGCTGCGCGCCATGAGCCGTGCGCTAGGCGTGGAGCTTGAGCTGATTGCAGTGCCGTATACGGATTTGGTCCCGGGGTTGATGGCGAAGAAATTCGACCTGATTGGCAGTGGCATGACCGTCACCCAAGAGCGCAACCTGAAGCTCAACTTCAGCGACTCTTTCATTGTGGTGGGTCAGACCGTGCTGCTGCACCCCCGCCTGGCCGGCATCGTTTCCAGCATCGAAGAGCTGGACGACGCCAGCTACCGGGTGGTGACTATCCAGGGCACGACCGGAGAGGCAGCAGCCCAGCGTTTTCTGGGGGCTGCTCAACTGGGCACGGTGACGACCCCGGAAGACGGTGTGCGGCAGGTCGTGGAAGGCAAGTTCGATGCGTTTATCCATGATGCGCCCTACAACCTGATCGCGATGAGCCGGCCGCAGAACAGCGCCTTGTTGACACTGGAACAACCCTTCACCTTTGAGCCCCTGGCGTTTGGTTTGAAAAAGGGTGATTACGACAGCCTCAACTGGATCAATCACTTTCTCAATCAGATCGCTCAGGATGGCTCCTACGATCGCCTGCATGACAAGTGGTTCAGGGACACGGCCTGGATGGCAGAGATTGAGTGA
- a CDS encoding transporter substrate-binding domain-containing protein, giving the protein MKKYLSMLMLGVTAMVAATAAQAGAIDDAVKRGTLKVGMDPTYMPFEMTDKRGEIIGFEVDILKAMAKSMGVKLELVSTGYDGIIPAFLTGKFDMIGSGMTLTQERNLRLNFSEPFIVVGQTLLIRKDLEGTIKSYKDLNDEKYRLTSKLGTTGEMVAKKLISKAKYHGYDNEQEGVLDVVNGKADAFVYDAPYNVVAEKKVGNGKLVFLEEPFTFEPLAFGLKKGDYDSINFINNFLHQIRNDGTYDRIHDKWFKSSEWLKDME; this is encoded by the coding sequence ATGAAAAAGTATCTTTCGATGCTGATGCTCGGCGTCACCGCGATGGTCGCTGCCACTGCGGCCCAGGCTGGTGCCATCGACGATGCGGTCAAGCGCGGCACGTTGAAAGTCGGCATGGACCCGACCTACATGCCGTTCGAAATGACTGACAAGCGCGGTGAAATCATCGGCTTCGAAGTCGACATCCTCAAGGCCATGGCCAAGTCCATGGGGGTCAAGCTGGAGCTGGTGTCCACCGGTTATGACGGCATCATCCCGGCCTTCCTGACCGGCAAGTTCGACATGATCGGCAGCGGCATGACCCTGACCCAGGAGCGCAACCTGCGCCTGAACTTCAGCGAACCCTTCATCGTGGTCGGCCAGACCCTGCTGATCCGCAAGGACCTGGAAGGCACCATCAAGTCCTACAAAGACCTGAACGATGAGAAATACCGTCTGACCTCCAAGCTCGGCACCACCGGTGAGATGGTCGCCAAAAAGCTGATTTCCAAGGCCAAGTACCACGGCTACGACAACGAGCAGGAAGGCGTGCTGGATGTGGTCAACGGCAAGGCTGATGCCTTTGTGTATGACGCGCCGTACAACGTAGTAGCCGAGAAGAAAGTCGGCAACGGCAAGCTGGTGTTCCTGGAAGAACCCTTCACCTTTGAACCCCTGGCGTTCGGTTTGAAGAAAGGCGATTACGACAGCATCAACTTCATCAACAACTTCCTGCACCAGATCCGTAACGACGGCACCTACGATCGCATCCATGACAAGTGGTTCAAGAGCTCCGAGTGGCTCAAGGACATGGAATAA
- a CDS encoding alpha/beta hydrolase, translated as MYPISSQMRAFVAKTEAFTSDDSSLAGLRQTYNRMCQAFTPPVPAGLHIADFSVGSVSVRSYRPEAPDPAEGWPCLLYMHGGGWVVGGLDSHDFICFELAATLQVLVIAIDYRLAPEHPYPAAYNDCRAVWQAIQAGEGLPAINLERLVVMGDSAGGNLAAALCLGLRDDRQAMPRAQVLVYPGLGGPADLPSRADCWDAPLLSRADTEDYLALYLGDTRIPSPYAMPLLAEAFDGLPKALIAVAQFDPLRDDGRLYAERLQAAGVETVLYPGKGLVHGCLRARGQVPEVDRLYDYLLGYLRRELLTQV; from the coding sequence ATGTACCCTATTTCTTCGCAGATGCGCGCCTTTGTCGCGAAGACCGAAGCTTTTACCAGCGATGACTCATCGCTGGCTGGCCTGCGCCAAACCTACAACCGCATGTGCCAGGCATTTACCCCGCCCGTACCCGCGGGGCTGCACATCGCAGATTTTTCTGTAGGAAGTGTCAGCGTGCGCAGCTATCGGCCCGAGGCGCCTGATCCAGCAGAAGGCTGGCCCTGCCTCCTCTATATGCACGGTGGCGGTTGGGTCGTTGGCGGGCTGGACTCCCACGATTTCATCTGCTTTGAACTGGCCGCCACGCTGCAAGTGTTGGTGATCGCCATCGACTACCGCTTGGCCCCTGAGCATCCTTACCCCGCGGCCTACAACGATTGCCGGGCGGTATGGCAGGCGATCCAGGCAGGCGAGGGGCTGCCTGCCATCAACCTCGAACGGCTGGTGGTGATGGGCGACAGCGCCGGTGGCAACCTGGCGGCGGCGTTGTGCCTGGGGCTGCGCGATGACCGGCAAGCAATGCCCCGCGCCCAGGTGCTGGTTTACCCAGGCTTGGGTGGCCCCGCCGACTTGCCCTCGCGGGCTGATTGCTGGGATGCACCGTTGCTCAGCCGTGCCGACACTGAGGACTACTTGGCGTTGTACCTGGGTGACACGCGCATACCCTCGCCCTACGCCATGCCACTGCTGGCCGAGGCGTTCGACGGGCTACCCAAGGCGCTGATCGCCGTAGCCCAGTTCGACCCGCTGCGCGATGACGGCCGGCTGTACGCCGAGCGCCTGCAAGCTGCAGGCGTGGAAACCGTGCTGTATCCCGGCAAAGGGCTGGTCCACGGTTGTTTGCGTGCACGCGGCCAGGTGCCGGAGGTGGATCGGCTGTATGACTATCTGCTCGGTTACCTGAGGCGCGAACTGCTGACACAGGTCTAA
- a CDS encoding glucan biosynthesis protein G, with product MIVSPCNAPKLSAKRLRNALVTGSALFCLFGAGQLWAFSLDDVSAKAKELAGQKYEAPRSNLPNEFREMKFADYQKIRFRNEKAEWADQNTPFKLSFYHQGMHFDTPVKINEVTADSVHEIKYDPTRFDFGDVKFDPKATEQLGYAGFRVLFPINKADKQDEIMTMLGASYFRVVGKDQVYGLSARGMAIDTALPSGEEFPRFTEFWIERPKPGDKHLVIFALLDSPRATGAYRLILRPGTDTVVDVKSQMFLRDKVSKLGVAPLTSMFLFGANQPSKVLNYRRELHDSSGLSIHAGNGEWIWRPLNNPKHLSVSNFSVENPRGFGLLQRGRNFSHYEDLDDNYDKRPSAWIEPEGDWGKGSVDLVEIPTADETNDNIVAFWSPAELPEVGKPLDIAYRLHWTLDDAAFHSPDSAWVKQTLRSTGDVKQSNLIRQPDGSVAYLVDFEGPALKKLLPDAPVRSQVSVGDNAELVENSVRYNEHTKGWRLTLRMKIKDAGKPTEMRAALVQDVVQPAPEPVSNHVLKADKVLAKQHEKQARKDAKDKQDPQPEAAPATPEPAKTEQVLTETWSYQLPADE from the coding sequence GTGATTGTTAGTCCCTGTAATGCACCAAAATTGTCTGCCAAACGGTTACGAAACGCACTGGTAACGGGCTCTGCCCTGTTTTGCCTGTTCGGCGCGGGTCAACTGTGGGCATTCAGTCTGGATGATGTGTCGGCCAAGGCAAAAGAGCTGGCCGGGCAGAAATACGAAGCTCCGCGCAGCAATCTGCCGAACGAATTCCGCGAAATGAAATTCGCTGACTACCAGAAGATTCGTTTCCGCAACGAAAAAGCCGAGTGGGCCGATCAGAACACCCCGTTCAAGCTGTCCTTCTATCACCAGGGTATGCATTTCGATACGCCGGTGAAAATCAATGAAGTCACCGCTGACAGCGTGCATGAAATCAAGTACGACCCGACTCGCTTCGATTTCGGTGACGTGAAATTTGATCCCAAAGCCACCGAGCAACTGGGTTATGCCGGTTTCCGTGTGCTTTTCCCGATCAACAAGGCCGACAAGCAAGACGAAATCATGACCATGCTCGGCGCGAGCTATTTCCGCGTCGTCGGCAAGGACCAGGTGTATGGCCTGTCTGCCCGTGGCATGGCTATCGATACCGCGCTGCCGTCCGGTGAAGAGTTCCCGCGGTTCACCGAGTTCTGGATCGAGCGTCCAAAGCCGGGCGACAAGCACCTGGTGATCTTCGCCCTGCTGGACTCGCCGCGCGCTACCGGTGCCTATCGTCTGATCCTGCGGCCCGGCACTGACACCGTGGTCGATGTGAAGTCCCAGATGTTTCTGCGCGACAAGGTCAGCAAGCTGGGGGTTGCCCCGTTGACCTCGATGTTCCTGTTCGGCGCCAACCAGCCTTCCAAGGTGCTTAACTACCGTCGCGAGCTCCACGATTCCAGCGGCCTGTCGATCCACGCCGGCAATGGCGAATGGATCTGGCGCCCGTTGAACAACCCTAAACACCTGTCGGTCAGCAACTTCAGCGTCGAGAACCCGCGTGGGTTCGGCCTGCTGCAACGTGGCCGCAACTTCAGCCACTACGAAGACCTGGACGACAACTACGACAAGCGCCCAAGCGCCTGGATCGAACCTGAAGGCGATTGGGGCAAAGGCTCCGTTGACCTGGTAGAGATCCCGACTGCCGATGAAACCAACGACAACATCGTGGCGTTCTGGAGCCCGGCCGAACTGCCGGAAGTCGGCAAGCCGCTGGACATCGCCTACCGTCTGCACTGGACCCTGGACGACGCTGCATTCCATTCGCCGGACAGCGCCTGGGTCAAGCAGACCCTGCGTTCTACCGGTGACGTGAAGCAATCCAACCTGATCCGTCAGCCCGATGGCAGCGTGGCCTACCTGGTGGACTTCGAGGGCCCGGCCCTGAAGAAACTGCTGCCGGACGCCCCGGTGCGCAGCCAGGTGAGCGTGGGCGACAACGCCGAACTGGTTGAAAACAGTGTGCGCTACAACGAACACACCAAAGGCTGGCGCCTGACCCTGCGCATGAAGATCAAGGACGCAGGCAAACCGACCGAAATGCGTGCGGCACTGGTGCAGGATGTGGTGCAACCAGCGCCTGAGCCGGTTTCCAATCACGTGTTGAAGGCTGACAAAGTCCTGGCCAAGCAGCACGAGAAACAGGCCAGGAAAGACGCAAAAGACAAGCAAGACCCGCAGCCAGAAGCTGCCCCAGCCACACCGGAGCCGGCCAAGACCGAACAAGTCCTGACCGAAACCTGGAGCTATCAGTTGCCTGCCGATGAGTAA
- the mdoH gene encoding glucans biosynthesis glucosyltransferase MdoH — MSNSNVRPETLSEYLAHLPLTAEQRAELAGCNSFSELHERLSSSTFDAPTEAAQASVGRRLTLNSAEELQDAEMLALDASGRVCLKATPPIRRTKVVPEPWRTNILVRGWRRMTGRTNPPKPPKDERVLPAARWRTVGSIRRYILLVLMLGQTIVAGWYMKGIMPYQGWSLVDFDEIRNQTLLQTATQVMPYALQTSILIMFGILFCWVSAGFWTALMGFLELLTGHDKYRISGKSAGNEPIPKDARTALVMPICNEDVPRVFAGLRATFESVAATGDLDRFDFFVLSDSNDADICIAEQQAWLDVCREAGGFGKIFYRRRRRRVKRKSGNLDDFCRRWGGDYKYMVVLDADSVMSGECLTSLVRLMEATPDAGIIQTAPRASGMDTLYARMQQFATRVYGPLFTAGLHFWQLGESHYWGHNAIIRMKPFIEHCALAPLPGKGAFAGAILSHDFVEAALMRRAGWGVWIAYDLPGSYEELPPNLLDELKRDRRWCHGNLMNFRLFLVKGMHPVHRAVFLTGVMSYLSAPLWFFFLVLSTALLAVNTLMEPQYFMAPRQLYPLWPQWHPDKAVALFSTTIVLLFLPKLLSIILIWAKGAKEFGGKFKVTLSMLLEMLFSMLLAPVRMIFHTRFVLAAFLGWAATWNSPQRDDDSTPWSEAVKRHGPQTILGFLWALLVVWLNPSFLWWLVPIVGSLMLSIPVSVISSRVKLGLKSRDESLFLIPEEYNPPQALLSTEKYTHENRWHALNDGFVRSVVDPQQNALACALATSRHREAEPIEYLRMERVRHALKVGPAGLNNSERLALLSDPVALARLHEQVWNEGHAEWLGAWRASIKADPHAPLLPLQPQSPQAQPA, encoded by the coding sequence ATGAGTAATTCAAATGTCCGGCCAGAGACTCTGAGCGAGTATCTGGCGCACCTCCCGTTGACCGCTGAGCAGCGCGCCGAGCTGGCGGGCTGCAACTCGTTCAGCGAATTGCACGAACGCTTGTCGTCGTCGACTTTCGACGCACCGACTGAGGCCGCCCAGGCTTCGGTCGGCCGTCGCTTGACCCTCAACAGCGCCGAAGAGCTGCAAGACGCCGAGATGCTGGCGCTCGACGCCAGCGGTCGCGTGTGCCTTAAAGCCACGCCGCCGATCCGCCGGACCAAAGTGGTGCCCGAGCCTTGGCGCACCAACATCCTGGTGCGCGGCTGGCGCCGGATGACGGGTCGCACCAACCCGCCCAAGCCACCCAAGGATGAGCGCGTACTGCCCGCTGCCCGCTGGCGTACCGTGGGTTCGATCCGTCGCTATATCCTGTTGGTGTTGATGCTGGGCCAGACCATTGTCGCCGGCTGGTACATGAAAGGCATCATGCCGTACCAGGGCTGGTCGCTGGTCGACTTCGATGAGATCCGCAACCAGACCCTGCTGCAAACCGCCACTCAGGTAATGCCTTACGCGCTGCAAACCAGCATCCTGATCATGTTCGGGATTCTGTTCTGCTGGGTCTCGGCCGGTTTCTGGACCGCACTCATGGGCTTCCTGGAACTGCTGACCGGTCACGATAAATACCGCATCTCCGGTAAAAGTGCCGGTAACGAGCCAATTCCGAAGGATGCGCGCACTGCACTGGTGATGCCGATCTGCAACGAAGACGTGCCGCGGGTATTTGCAGGTTTGCGTGCCACGTTCGAATCGGTAGCCGCCACCGGTGACCTGGATCGCTTCGATTTCTTTGTGCTCAGCGACAGTAATGACGCCGACATCTGCATCGCCGAACAGCAAGCCTGGCTCGACGTGTGCCGCGAAGCTGGCGGCTTTGGCAAGATCTTCTATCGCCGCCGCCGCCGTCGTGTAAAGCGCAAGAGCGGCAACCTCGACGACTTCTGCCGTCGCTGGGGTGGTGACTACAAATACATGGTCGTTCTCGACGCTGACTCCGTGATGAGCGGCGAATGCCTGACCAGCCTGGTACGCCTGATGGAAGCCACGCCGGATGCGGGGATTATCCAGACCGCGCCGCGGGCGTCGGGCATGGACACCCTGTATGCGCGTATGCAGCAGTTCGCTACCCGCGTATACGGCCCATTGTTTACCGCCGGCCTGCACTTCTGGCAGTTGGGTGAATCCCACTACTGGGGTCACAACGCCATTATCCGCATGAAGCCGTTTATCGAGCACTGCGCCCTGGCGCCGTTGCCAGGTAAGGGCGCATTCGCCGGTGCAATCCTCTCCCACGACTTCGTTGAAGCCGCGCTGATGCGCCGTGCCGGCTGGGGCGTGTGGATTGCCTACGACTTGCCGGGCAGTTACGAAGAACTGCCGCCGAACCTGCTGGACGAACTCAAGCGTGACCGTCGCTGGTGCCACGGTAACCTGATGAACTTCCGCCTGTTCCTGGTTAAAGGCATGCACCCGGTGCACCGTGCGGTGTTCCTGACCGGCGTGATGTCCTACCTGTCGGCGCCGTTGTGGTTCTTCTTCCTGGTGTTGTCCACGGCGTTGCTGGCGGTGAACACCCTGATGGAGCCGCAGTACTTCATGGCGCCGCGCCAGTTGTACCCGCTGTGGCCACAATGGCACCCGGACAAGGCGGTGGCGCTGTTCTCCACCACCATCGTGCTGTTGTTCCTGCCCAAGCTGCTCAGCATCATTCTGATCTGGGCCAAGGGTGCCAAGGAGTTCGGCGGCAAGTTCAAGGTGACCTTGTCGATGCTGCTGGAGATGTTGTTCTCCATGCTGCTGGCGCCGGTGCGGATGATTTTCCACACCCGTTTCGTCCTCGCCGCCTTCCTCGGTTGGGCCGCCACCTGGAACTCGCCGCAGCGTGACGACGACTCCACGCCCTGGAGCGAAGCGGTCAAGCGTCACGGCCCGCAAACCATTCTCGGCTTCCTGTGGGCGCTGTTGGTGGTGTGGTTGAACCCAAGTTTCCTGTGGTGGCTGGTGCCGATTGTCGGCTCGCTGATGCTGTCGATTCCGGTGTCGGTGATTTCCAGCCGGGTCAAGCTGGGCCTCAAGTCCCGTGACGAGAGCCTGTTCCTGATCCCCGAGGAATACAATCCGCCGCAAGCGCTGCTGTCGACCGAGAAGTACACCCACGAAAACCGTTGGCACGCCCTCAATGACGGCTTCGTGCGTTCGGTGGTCGACCCGCAGCAGAACGCCCTGGCCTGTGCCTTGGCGACCTCGCGTCACCGTGAGGCCGAGCCGATCGAGTACCTGCGCATGGAGCGCGTTCGCCATGCGTTGAAAGTCGGCCCTGCCGGCCTCAACAACAGCGAACGCCTGGCCCTGCTCAGCGACCCGGTAGCCCTGGCTCGCCTGCATGAGCAGGTCTGGAACGAAGGTCATGCCGAGTGGCTCGGTGCCTGGCGTGCTTCGATCAAGGCTGATCCGCACGCGCCATTGCTGCCTCTGCAACCGCAGTCGCCGCAGGCCCAACCGGCCTGA